In Aedes albopictus strain Foshan chromosome 3, AalbF5, whole genome shotgun sequence, the following are encoded in one genomic region:
- the LOC115262712 gene encoding 26S proteasome non-ATPase regulatory subunit 5 has translation MDENLCQELLANLQLEQTRKTALTEIKNTLISSNNSTISNSFLKSPELLNCLEDANSEQTLLACDILSICMCTLAIDESSEVKNVIEKSLSHANPRVQAFGLRELKRILQSPPDGFVNETLILLVVGCLASEGTSVGTPSIELLQLMLPRFVQLRSVSENLEGLLGKGDVVRCRLYEVAVRLAKQSEELLTAMEKFLQKAIKELNGEDVLLQLNVLQILSELSEGNHGMAYLENNGVFDKLMAKIERLGDDPLGTILVPGLMKFYGGVAAIHPAKIYDGYPKIIEMLFDCLLSDDMSILPTAYDTLGCIALPSEGKRQLHYKHGAALKKTLQHFSAVIRNLPNDLKIRLLGCLQSMFGVDSATADNQISSLTQSWYDNLAEQDNLNLVMDYIKNPFPDMKRAALGLLKAIVGHRWGQTYLLNTGGFVEYLLDRKQEADKDVVLDKYEVIRVLAASTVFDEQTASELKRYVAEGAFYVHGITEVAIEGAS, from the exons ATGGATGAGAACCTGTGCCAGGAGCTGTTGGCCAATCTCCAACTGGAGCAAACGCGTAAAACGGCCCTAACCGAGATCAAAAATACGTTGATCTCATCCAACAATTCCACCATATCGAACAGCTTCCTGAAATCGCCGGAGCTGCTGAACTGTCTGGAGGACGCCAACAG TGAACAGACGCTGCTGGCGTGCGACATCCTGTCGATTTGCATGTGCACCCTGGCCATCGACGAATCAAGCGAGGTTAAGAACGTTATCGAAAAATCGTTGAGTCATGCCAATCCTCGGGTACAGGCTTTTGGGTTGCGGGAGTTGAAACGAATCCTGCAATCACCCCCGGATGGGTTCGTGAATGAAACGCTGATTTTGCTGGTGGTCGGGTGCCTGGCATCCGAGGGTACCAGCGTCGGAACACCGTCGATCGAGCTGCTCCAGTTGATGTTGCCTCGGTTCGTTCAGCTGAGGAGCGTGTCGGAGAACTTGGAGGGGCTGCTGGGGAAAGGGGACGTGGTTCGGTGCAGATTGTATGAAGTGGCCGTTCGGTTGGCCAAACAGTCGGAAGAGCTGCTGACCGCGATggagaagttcctgcagaaagCGATCAAGGAGCTGAACGGAGAAGATGTTCTGTTGCAGCTCAATGTGCTGCAGATTCTGTCGGAGCTGTCCGAAGGAAATCACGGAATGGCCTATCTGGAGAACAACGGAGTCTTCGACAAGCTAATGGCCAAAATTGAACGACTGGGCGATGATCCGCTGGGAACGATTTTGGTCCCGGGCCTGATGAAATTCTACGGAGGCGTTGCGGCAATTCATCCGGCCAAGATCTACGACGGCTATCCGAAGATAATCGAAATGTTGTTCGATTGTTTGCTCTCGGACGACATGTCCATACTGCCGACGGCTTACGATACGTTGGGTTGCATCGCTCTTCCGAGCGAGGGAAAACGACAGCTTCATTACAAGCACGGGGCGGCATTGAAAAAGACACTGCAGCACTTCAGCGCCGTGATCCGAAACTTGCCGAACGATTTGAAGATTCGCCTGCTCGGCTGCTTGCAGTCGATGTTCGGTGTCGACTCAGCAACGGCTGATAATCAGATTTC ATCACTGACCCAGTCGTGGTACGACAATCTGGCCGAGCAGGACAACCTCAACCTGGTGATGGACTACATCAAAAACCCCTTCCCGGACATGAAGCGAGCGGCCCTGGGACTTCTGAAAGCCATCGTTGGCCATCGCTGGGGACAGACCTATCTGCTGAACACCGGAGGTTTCGTAGAGTATCTGCTCGATCGGAAACAGGAAGCCGACAAGGATGTGGTGCTGGACAAGTACGAGGTGATTCGGGTGCTGGCCGCTTCGACGGTGTTCGACGAGCAGACGGCATCCGAACTCAAGCGATACGTCGCGGAGGGTGCCTTTTACGTTCACGGCATTACCGAGGTTGCCATCGAGGGGGCTTCGTAA
- the LOC109401199 gene encoding zinc finger protein 84 gives MDLPPKVPSICRTCLSRSSDTDKYRPLYKESLICSEKRRFVDLLLECIPSLKISQDDTLPRYICSKCSLSLKHFIRFRDRCLKTAKELWDHPERYRTVELEKSTHNSESSEESEPQAQEAECNNIASADPKDLPTNTESNLIEVVDKPNELFEIRSFDSPEGNGPNRRFECSYCHKQLGGRKSFKYHMQLHSDLANFLCNLCGECFKTKMAYLGHMASHDPDRYKCDVCGKSYRQAASLRNHKLNHSQEKPFSCTICGHSTTQKSGLKKHMLTHSESKSFVCDLCGDHFRFSSNLVMHKRRKHTVVKDHVCSECSKAFVSKDELLNHMMCHTDEKPFECDQCRKTFNRKSSLQFHQKNQHSLLPRHSCHVCGRGFGQKVSLQNHLRTHLLTD, from the exons ATGGATTTGCCTCCTAAAGTTCCCAGTATTTGTCGGACTTGTTTATCTCGCTCCTCCGACACAGATAAGTATCGTCCTCTGTACAAAGAGTCGCTAATCTGCAGCGAGAAGCGTCGGTTTGTGGATCTCCTGCTTGAATGCATCCCTTCTCTAAAG atatcacAGGACGACACTCTCCCAAGGTACATATGCAGCAAGTGTTCGTTATCCCTGAAGCATTTCATCCGCTTCCGGGACCGATGCCTAAAGACAGCCAAAGAACTTTGGGATCACCCCGAGCGCTACCGAACGGTTGAACTCGAGAAGTCCACACACAACTCCGAATCCTCCGAAGAAAGTGAACCACAGGCACAGGAAGCTGAATGCAACAATATTGCTTCAGCTGATCCGAAAGACCTTCCAACAAATACCGAAAGCAACCTAATCGAAGTCGTGGACAAACCCAACGAGCTGTTCGAGATTCGCTCGTTTGATTCCCCGGAAGGCAATGGGCCGAATCGTCGGTTCGAGTGCAGTTACTGCCACAAGCAGCTGGGTGGTCGCAAATCCTTCAAATACCACATGCAGCTTCACTCCGATCTGGCCAACTTTCTGTGCAACCTGTGCGGCGAGTGTTTCAAGACAAAGATGGCCTACCTTGGCCACATGGCCAGTCACGATCCGGATCGGTACAAGTGCGACGTTTGTGGCAAATCCTACCGCCAAGCGGCCTCCCTCCGAAACCATAAGCTCAACCACAGTCAGGAGAAGCCTTTCTCCTGCACAATCTGCGGTCACTCCACTACCCAGAAGAGCGGTCTCAAGAAGCACATGCTGACCCACTCGGAGAGTAAGTCATTCGTGTGCGACCTCTGCGGGGACCACTTCCGCTTCTCGAGCAACTTGGTCATGCACAAACGGCGGAAGCACACGGTCGTCAAAGATCACGTCTGTTCCGAATGTTCCAAAGCGTTCGTGTCCAAGGATGAACTGCTTAATCACATGATGTGCCACACGGACGAGAAGCCGTTCGAGTGCGACCAGTGCCGCAAGACGTTCAATCGGAAAAGCTCGCTGCAGTTCCACCAGAAGAACCAGCACTCGCTGTTGCCCAGGCATTCGTGTCACGTGTGCGGGAGAGGCTTTGGGCAGAAAGTTTCCTTGCAGAATCATTTAAGAACACATCTTTTGACGGATTGA
- the LOC115262701 gene encoding zinc finger protein 184-like — protein sequence METRSSISHHPPPVVASGPNVCRVCLVSGAALAPLATEPKPMESIFTIVGEYEDQTLFSLLVAICAPLGQREMLPMATTGAGGGGAGAPERICQGCKWRLLAAYELHRTCLRSDDKLRERVEAIRKKQQPVPEGEIRIKQEVLDPSEEQDFNQNSTMDAVGSFPFLLADHYLPDAESTLNATDLLQEMTPAEEEVDPNDTLFEENYKLNDKGNHSCGICEQEFNYKSQCRSHIIGKHDPSKPFKCDVCHYTLTTEIRLIRHKAVTHGVGVIKADENPEETDETGETIYTCKICTKTFNSIVRFKKHKSVHVAYNRPFKCDICQYRFPTRAQWTQHAKVHQEKSPEDQAKDQDNEWPCEHCEEKMPGKRALTMHIRRFHPQELLQTEAKERNDYKCIICSEAFARESVLNTHMKMHELLAFEKEREQRHELEQLIKRESLSESSSFMIANAAAGSSHDLSGSSLNIKKKSDADVAFVCMVCEQEFEERELLLRHQRKLHKELELNIVPGGAAQDEPNAPPADCPSPMNDCNDSSLVVDDDSVMVVDIDPSQLLAPSSTESETNHKGRSGGPVPKCDICQKTFMYNSLLQQHIRNSHSESKPFECKVCRMRFSYRGLLQKHELTHSAQNIRPGEHGSMMFKCKICSAQFLEMKALTVHLRIHRPGDAVLSKKVNIFQCTLCPQVFNEKVKLDEHVAKIHHKHQQPAGVGGTHMRIKPDFRRVAERQQQQPLSEKERFFGSLSIVKLEQNKERIQMETS from the exons ATGGAAACGCGCTCCTCGATAAGCCATCACCCGCCACCGGTGGTTGCGTCCGGCCCGAACGTTTGCCGAGTTTGTCTGGTCAGCGGGGCGGCTTTGGCCCCGCTGGCGACCGAACCCAAACCGATGGAATCGATCTTCACCATCGTCGGCGAATACGAAGATCAAACGCTGTTCAGCTTGCTGGTGGCCATCTGTGCTCCGCTGGGGCAGCGCGAAATGCTGCCCATGGCCACCACCGGTGCAGGAGGAGGAGGAGCAGGAGCACCGGAACGGATCTGCCAGGGATGCAAGTGGCGACTGCTGGCGGCCTATGAGCTGCACCGGACCTGTCTGCGCAGTGATGATAAGCTGCGGGAGCGAGTGGAGGCGATCAGGAAGAAG CAACAACCAGTTCCCGAAGGCGAAATCAGAATCAAGCAGGAAGTGCTGGATCCTTCGGAAGAGCAAGATTTCAACCAAAACTCGACCATGGATGCCGTGGGAAGTTTTCCGTTTTTGCTCGCCGATCACTATCTGCCGGATGCGGAAAGCACCCTGAATGCCACCGATCTGCTTCAGGAGATGACCCCGGCGGAGGAGGAAGTGGACCCAAACGATACGCTTTTCGAAGAGAACTACAAGCTAAACGACAAGGGTAACCATTCCTGTGGGATTTGCGAGCAGGAGTTCAACTACAAAAGCCAGTGTCGGTCGCATATCATCGGAAAGCACGACCCGAGCAAGCCATTCAAATGCGACGTGTGCCATTACACCCTGACGACGGAAATCCGCCTGATCAGACACAAAGCCGTGACCCACGGAGTGGGAGTAATTAAAGCGGATGAGAATCCTGAAGAAACGGACGAAACAGGTGAAACTATCTACACCTGCAAGATCTGCACCAAAACGTTCAACTCGATCGTGCGCTTCAAGAAGCACAAAAGCGTCCACGTGGCGTACAACCGACCCTTCAAGTGCGACATTTGTCAGTATCGGTTCCCGACCCGGGCCCAATGGACCCAACATGCCAAGGTACATCAGGAGAAATCACCGGAAGATCAGGCCAAGGACCAGGACAACGAGTGGCCCTGTGAGCACTGCGAGGAAAAGATGCCCGGCAAACGGGCCCTCACGATGCACATCCGGCGGTTCCATCCACAGGAGCTGCTCCAGACGGAAGCCAAAGAAAGAAACGATTACAAATGTATCATCTGCTCGGAGGCGTTTGCCCGGGAAAGTGTCCTGAACACGCACATGAAGATGCACGAACTGCTGGCGTTCGAGAAGGAACGCGAGCAACGCCACGAACTGGAACAGCTGATCAAGAGGGAATCTCTAAGCGAATCGTCCTCCTTTATGATAGCCAACGCCGCTGCCGGCAGTAGTCACGATCTGTCCGGGTCGTCGTTAAACATCAAGAAGAAAAGCGATGCCGATGTGGCGTTCGTCTGCATGGTCTGCGAGCAGGAGTTCGAGGAACGCGAGCTGCTGCTGCGGCACCAGAGGAAACTACACAAGGAACTGGAGCTGAACATTGTCCCCGGAGGAGCCGCACAGGATGAACCCAATG CTCCACCGGCTGACTGCCCCTCACCGATGAATGATTGCAACGACAGTTccctcgtcgtcgacgacgattcCGTAATGGTCGTGGACATTGACCCATCGCAGCTGCTCGCGCCATCATCCACGGAATCCGAAACGAATCACAAAGGCCGTTCCGGTGGCCCCGTGCCCAAATGCGACATCTGCCAGAAGACGTTCATGTACAACTCGCTGCTGCAGCAGCACATCCGAAACAGCCACAGCGAATCGAAACCGTTCGAGTGCAAGGTGTGCCGGATGCGGTTCAGCTACCGAGGCCTACTCCAGAAGCACGAACTTACCCATTCCGCGCAGAACATCCGACCCGGCGAGCACGGTTCCATGATGTTCAAGTGCAAGATCTGCTCGGCCCAGTTCCTGGAGATGAAAGCCCTGACCGTGCATCTGCGCATCCACCGACCGGGTGATGCGGTCCTCTCCAAGAAGGTGAACATCTTTCAGTGTACGCTGTGCCCGCAGGTTTTCAACGAGAAGGTCAAGCTGGATGAACATGTGGCCAAGATTCATCACAAGCACCAGCAACCTGCCGGTGTTGGTGGAACTCATATGCGTATAAAACCGGATTTTCGTCGGGTGGCCGAGCGGCAGCAACAGCAGCCGTTGAGTGAAAAGGAACGGTTCTTTGGGAGCCTGTCGATCGTCAAGCTTGAACAGAACAAAGAGCGCATCCAGATGGAAACTTCTTGA
- the LOC115268682 gene encoding YLP motif-containing protein 1-like, whose translation MPLETYPGVPPGISPQILPDVPPEILPRIAPGISPRISSRIPPRIPPGIPSEISPKISPGIPPEISPGILGIPPRILPDIPPEIPSGITPRIPSRNPPRIPSEVPEEIPPKIHQGISPEYFPETIQGFFREFLQKFLQEFLQGFFQAFLQEILQGFHQKFLQGFLQEFLQRYPQEFSQTFFQGFLQNSPKDSSRNSFRDSSRDFSRYSSRNSSRNSSRDSSSNFFKDSFRNSSKNSFRDFCKDSSKKSSRNYYKDSFRNSSRNLSRVVPPRKTPRKLSRISSKISPGIPPRISPGIPQGIPPRNPPGDFFPEIPPIIFPGILPRIPPGIPPGIPPGISPGILQDVFTEIPPEIHAGISPWIPLEIPSQIHPRIHPGIPSEIPEDISPKTPPGIPPKFFRNSSKYSSRNFARVRPRNHLEIPPRNPTEVPLEFPPGIPAGFPPIMAPGICSKLS comes from the coding sequence atgcctctagagacttatccaggggttcctccagggatttctccacaaattcttccagacgttcctccagagattcttccaagaattgctccaggaatttctccaaggatttcttcacgaattcctccaagaattcctccagggattccttcagagatttctccaaaaatttctccagggattcctccagaaatttctccaggaattctagggattcctccacgaattcttccagacattcctccagagattccttcaggaattactccaaggattccttcgcgaaatcctccaagaattccttcagaggttcctgaagagattcctccaaaaattcatcaaggaatttctccagagtactTCCCAGAaaccatccagggattctttcgagaattcctccaaaaattcctccaggaattcctccaaggattctttcaggcattcctccaagaaattctccagggattccaccagaaattcctccaaggatttctccaggagttcctccaaagatacccacaggaattttcacagacattcttccagggatttctccagaattcccccaaggattcctccaggaattccttcagggattcctccagagatttctccaggtattcctccaggaattcctccaggaattcttccagagattcctccagcaatttcttcaaggattccttcaggaattcctccaagaattctttcagagatttctgcaaagattcctccaaaaaatcctccaggaattattacaaggattccttcaggaattcctccaggaatttatccagagtagTACCTCCCAGAAAAACTCCAAGgaaactttcaagaatttcttcaaaaatatctccagggattcctccaagaatttcgccaggaattccacaagggattcctccaagaaatcccccaggggatttttttccagaaattcctccaataatttttccagggattcttccacggatacctccaggaattcctccagggatccctcccggaatttctccaggaattcttcaagacgtttttacagagattcctccagagattcatgcaggaatttctccatggattcctttagaaattccttcacaaattcatccaagaattcatccagggattccttcagagattcctgaagacatttctccgaaaactcctccagggattcctcctaaatttttcaggaattcctccaagtattcttccaggaatttcgcaagAGTACGCCCCAgaaatcatctagagattcctccaagaaatcctacagaggttcctttagaatttcctccagggattcctgcaggatttcctccaataatggctccaggaatttgttcaaaattgtcttga